The following coding sequences lie in one Salmo salar chromosome ssa13, Ssal_v3.1, whole genome shotgun sequence genomic window:
- the LOC106567526 gene encoding S-phase kinase-associated protein 1 — protein sequence MPTIKLQSSDGEIFEVDVEIAKQSVTIKTMLEDLGMDDEGDDDPVPLPNVNAAILKKVIQWCTHHKDDPPPPEDDENKEKRTDDIPVWDQEFLKVDQGTLFELILAANYLDIKGLLDVTCKTVANMIKGKTPEEIRKTFNIKNDFTEEEEAQVRKENQWCEEK from the exons ATGCCCACAATTAAACTGCAAAGCTCAGATGGAGAGATCTTTGAGGTGGATGTGGAGATAGCAAAGCAGTCTGTTACAATAAAGACAATGCTGGAAG ATTTGGGTATGGATGATGAAGGAGATGATGATCCAGTCCCCCTCCCGAATGTGAATGCAGCCATCCTCAAGAAG GTGATCCAGTGGTGCACCCACCATAAAGACGACCCCCCTCCCCCCGAGGATGACGAGAACAAGGAGAAGAGGACGGACGACATTCCCGTCTGGGACCAGGAATTCCTCAAAGTGGACCAAGGGACCCTCTTCGAACTCATTCTG gCCGCAAACTACTTGGACATCAAAGGACTGCTAGATGTCACCTGCAAGACGGTGGCCAACATGATAAAAGGCAAGACCCCAGAGGAGATCAGGAAGACGTTCAATATCAAAAATGACttcacagaggaggaggaagcccAG GTACGCAAGGAGAACCAGTGGTGTGAAGAGAAATGA